One stretch of Janibacter limosus DNA includes these proteins:
- a CDS encoding LOG family protein yields the protein MSDRETRRHPVRDRLGRRSDDPAYREVHDATALRRLTEIGGSLAGWRLQGLDLQPHADHLSRADVRGLVVLGGEVPDALAQSLVARGAVLIPRDPSCPVEPFRARLYSPADLYGGMEAAGYASTVDARAYAWSRETRTLHDAYATLLRAVHDDAVHDALVEALTGRDAVGVMGGHALERGSSDYIDAARLGHALAAGGRAVLTGGGPGAMEAANLGALATTRESLESALVRLAEVPSFRPSIDEWAGLALSVRAELAVPEGGARSFGIPTWFYGHEPPNVFCDGIAKYFSNALREDVLLAQSTGGLVVLPGAAGTVQEIFQAATPLYYAPDDLPIPPLVLVGLEHWTETVPVWPALRALGTGRPLGDVLHLVATPQEAAEIVLG from the coding sequence ATGAGCGACAGGGAGACTCGCAGGCACCCGGTGCGCGACCGGCTCGGCCGCCGGTCCGATGATCCCGCCTACCGCGAGGTCCACGACGCCACGGCTCTGCGCCGGTTGACGGAGATCGGCGGGTCGCTGGCCGGTTGGCGCCTGCAGGGACTGGACCTGCAGCCCCACGCCGACCACCTCTCCCGGGCCGATGTCCGGGGCCTCGTCGTCCTCGGAGGCGAGGTGCCCGACGCTCTGGCCCAGAGCCTCGTCGCCCGCGGAGCGGTGCTCATCCCGCGGGACCCGAGCTGCCCGGTCGAGCCCTTCCGCGCGCGGCTGTACTCCCCCGCCGACCTCTACGGCGGTATGGAGGCTGCGGGGTACGCGAGCACGGTCGACGCGCGCGCCTACGCATGGAGCCGCGAGACGCGGACGCTGCACGATGCCTATGCCACCCTCCTGCGCGCGGTCCACGACGACGCCGTGCACGATGCGCTGGTCGAGGCCCTGACCGGCCGTGATGCCGTGGGCGTCATGGGCGGGCACGCCCTGGAGCGCGGCAGCAGCGACTACATCGACGCTGCCCGCCTGGGTCATGCCCTCGCCGCGGGTGGCCGCGCCGTGCTCACCGGCGGCGGACCGGGAGCCATGGAGGCCGCCAACCTCGGCGCCCTCGCCACCACCCGAGAGAGCCTCGAGTCCGCCCTCGTCCGGCTCGCCGAGGTGCCGAGCTTCCGCCCGTCGATCGACGAGTGGGCCGGCCTGGCCCTGTCGGTGCGCGCGGAGCTCGCCGTGCCGGAGGGCGGGGCGCGCAGCTTCGGCATCCCCACGTGGTTCTACGGCCACGAGCCGCCCAATGTCTTCTGCGACGGGATCGCGAAGTACTTCTCCAATGCCCTGCGCGAGGACGTCCTCCTGGCCCAGAGCACGGGCGGGCTCGTCGTGCTGCCGGGCGCGGCCGGGACCGTGCAGGAGATCTTCCAGGCCGCGACCCCGCTGTACTACGCGCCGGACGACCTGCCCATCCCACCGCTGGTGCTCGTCGGCCTCGAGCACTGGACCGAGACGGTGCCGGTCTGGCCCGCCCTGCGTGCGCTCGGCACCGGCCGCCCGCTCGGTGACGTGCTGCACCTGGTCGCGACCCCGCAGGAGGCGGCCGAGATCGTCCTGGGCTGA
- a CDS encoding sugar ABC transporter permease, with product MTTPSNDVESTSPVTPASTDAAALPADLQDERLISEHGISGWLSATWGRIRTGDLGSLPVVIGLVIIWIVFQSLNGNFLSSRNLVNLTLQSAAVGTISVGVVLVLLLGQIDLSIGSISGLSSAVLAVGFVNHGWSAPVAIIAALVTGLVIGLVYGAIFTTFGVPSFVITLAGLLGILGLQLLVLGDEGTVNLPFDSGLVNFAQKTFLVPAASYALIAAVVAVYVAVRLRAGAQRKAAGLSAPSTTATIVRAVMLALILGVPAFVLNRDRGVPMMFLTFLALVVVMDLALRRTSWGRAVMAVGGNVEAARRAGIRVTRVYLSVFALTATFAALGGVFAACRLAAANQSSGGADTNLNAIAAAVIGGTSLFGGRGSAYSALLGVIVIQSISSGLSLLNLDSSVRYMVTGGVLLLAVVIDSLSRRSRAAHGRA from the coding sequence ATGACCACGCCCAGCAACGACGTCGAGTCCACGTCCCCGGTCACGCCGGCCAGCACGGACGCGGCCGCGCTGCCCGCCGATCTGCAGGACGAGCGCCTCATCTCGGAGCACGGGATCTCGGGCTGGCTGTCGGCCACCTGGGGCCGCATCCGTACCGGTGACCTGGGCTCCCTTCCGGTGGTGATCGGCCTGGTCATCATCTGGATCGTCTTCCAGAGCCTCAACGGCAACTTCCTCTCCAGCCGCAACCTGGTCAACCTGACGCTGCAGTCCGCGGCCGTCGGCACGATCTCCGTCGGCGTGGTCCTCGTGCTGCTGCTCGGTCAGATCGACCTGTCGATCGGCTCGATCAGTGGCCTGTCGTCGGCGGTGCTGGCCGTCGGCTTCGTCAACCACGGGTGGTCGGCGCCGGTCGCGATCATCGCGGCGCTCGTCACCGGACTGGTCATCGGCCTGGTCTACGGCGCGATCTTCACCACCTTCGGGGTACCGAGCTTCGTCATCACCCTGGCCGGTCTGCTCGGCATCCTGGGGCTGCAGCTCCTCGTCCTCGGCGACGAGGGCACGGTCAACCTCCCCTTCGACTCCGGTCTGGTCAACTTCGCGCAGAAGACCTTCCTCGTCCCCGCGGCCAGCTATGCACTCATCGCTGCCGTCGTGGCCGTCTACGTCGCTGTCCGGCTGCGGGCCGGTGCCCAGCGCAAGGCCGCGGGCCTGTCGGCGCCGTCCACGACCGCGACCATCGTGCGGGCCGTGATGCTCGCCCTCATCCTCGGGGTGCCGGCCTTCGTCCTCAACCGTGACCGCGGCGTCCCGATGATGTTCCTGACCTTCCTCGCCCTGGTCGTCGTCATGGACCTGGCCCTGCGGCGGACCTCGTGGGGTCGGGCGGTCATGGCCGTGGGTGGCAATGTCGAGGCTGCCCGGCGAGCGGGGATCAGGGTCACGCGCGTGTACCTGTCGGTCTTCGCGCTGACGGCCACCTTCGCGGCGCTCGGCGGCGTCTTCGCGGCCTGCCGCCTGGCCGCCGCCAACCAGAGCAGCGGTGGCGCCGACACCAACCTCAACGCCATCGCCGCAGCGGTCATCGGCGGCACGAGCCTCTTCGGCGGGCGGGGCTCGGCCTACTCCGCGCTGCTCGGCGTCATCGTGATCCAGTCGATCAGCTCGGGTCTGAGCCTGCTCAACCTCGACTCGTCGGTGCGCTACATGGTGACCGGTGGCGTGCTGCTGCTGGCCGTCGTCATCGACTCGCTGAGCCGTCGCAGCCGCGCCGCCCACGGTCGCGCCTGA
- a CDS encoding ATP-binding cassette domain-containing protein: protein MTSTGDPVLSISGLSKRFGAVQALKDIEFDVHPGEVVALVGDNGAGKSTLVKAIAGVYVPDAGQITVSGRPANITSPTESQRLGIATVHQDLALCDNLDVVGNLFLGQERRRLGVLDEVTMESESWRLLRQLSAKIPSVRIPVASLSGGQRQTVAIARSLLGEPKVVMLDEPTAALGVAQTAEVLNLVERLRENGHGVILISHNMSDVMAVADRVTVLRLGRNNGTFHVSQTTSQEIIAAITGATTNAVSQRAERRATQETR, encoded by the coding sequence ATGACCTCCACCGGGGACCCGGTGCTGTCCATCAGCGGACTGTCGAAGCGATTCGGCGCCGTGCAGGCACTGAAGGACATCGAGTTCGATGTCCACCCGGGGGAGGTCGTGGCCCTCGTCGGCGACAACGGCGCGGGCAAGTCGACCCTCGTCAAGGCGATCGCGGGCGTCTACGTCCCCGACGCCGGGCAGATCACGGTCAGCGGACGCCCGGCCAACATCACCAGCCCGACCGAGTCGCAGCGGCTCGGCATCGCCACCGTCCACCAGGACCTCGCCCTGTGCGACAACCTCGATGTCGTCGGCAACCTCTTCCTCGGGCAGGAGCGTCGCCGCCTCGGGGTCCTGGACGAGGTGACGATGGAGAGCGAGAGCTGGCGGCTGCTGCGTCAGCTGAGCGCCAAGATCCCCTCCGTGCGCATCCCCGTCGCGAGCCTCTCCGGTGGTCAGCGGCAGACGGTGGCCATCGCCCGCAGCCTCCTCGGTGAGCCCAAGGTGGTCATGCTCGACGAGCCCACCGCGGCGCTGGGCGTCGCCCAGACCGCGGAGGTGCTCAACCTCGTGGAGCGCCTGCGGGAGAACGGCCATGGCGTCATCCTGATCAGCCACAACATGTCCGACGTGATGGCCGTGGCCGACCGGGTGACCGTGCTGCGGCTGGGCCGCAACAACGGCACCTTCCACGTCAGCCAGACCACCTCGCAGGAGATCATCGCCGCGATCACCGGCGCGACGACCAACGCCGTCTCGCAGCGCGCCGAGCGCCGAGCCACCCAGGAGACCCGATGA